A stretch of the Nitrososphaera sp. genome encodes the following:
- the npdG gene encoding NADPH-dependent F420 reductase, with translation MRIGIIGGTGGMGEGFALRWCLRHDIVIGSREAGKARDVAAGYSKAATEFHGSISGSISGDENIALAKDSDVLILSIPYETIEDTCSRLAGQVKNECIIVSPIVPMAKAESGFVYIPLERSARPAAELVAKKLPGSRVVAAYHTISEVKLKNMGHDIDADAFICGDDAQAVSSISALTSEIAGLRPIHIGPLSLSYQIEILTPMLLNAARRNKLKNPGLKLV, from the coding sequence ATGAGAATTGGGATAATAGGCGGAACTGGCGGGATGGGCGAGGGCTTTGCACTTCGCTGGTGCTTGAGGCACGACATAGTCATTGGTTCTCGGGAAGCCGGCAAGGCCAGGGACGTAGCCGCTGGTTACTCAAAAGCTGCAACCGAGTTCCATGGAAGTATTTCAGGCAGCATTTCCGGCGATGAGAATATCGCGCTCGCCAAGGATTCTGACGTTTTAATCCTTTCAATACCTTACGAAACGATTGAGGATACGTGCAGCAGGCTTGCTGGCCAGGTGAAAAACGAGTGCATCATAGTCTCTCCGATTGTTCCTATGGCCAAGGCAGAGTCGGGGTTCGTCTACATTCCGCTCGAGCGCTCGGCAAGACCTGCCGCGGAGCTCGTAGCGAAAAAGCTTCCGGGTTCAAGAGTGGTCGCTGCGTATCACACAATATCGGAGGTGAAGCTGAAGAATATGGGACACGACATCGATGCGGACGCATTCATTTGCGGTGATGATGCCCAGGCAGTATCCTCAATTTCAGCTTTGACGTCAGAAATAGCTGGCCTCAGGCCAATACACATCGGACCGCTATCTCTGAGTTACCAGATAGAAATCCTTACACCGATGCTCCTAAACGCAGCTAGGCGGAATAAACTAAAGAATCCCGGTCTAAAGCTCGTCTGA
- the htpX gene encoding zinc metalloprotease HtpX produces MYSPKKEQPWKKRDTGLTARIIVCYAVLTILYLVFLGILTALGVGATAIAVIAGIMVLAQWYFSEKIVLWSSGAKIVSREQFPELHDLVERIVARTGLPKPKIGVINTDMPNAFATGKSQKSSIVCVTTGLLNLLEPEELEGVLAHELSHIKNRDVLVLTLASLFSTVAWYLMQFSFYGGAYGGGYYGGRRDRDNGMMMIIVLVVAVITWVVSFLIIRAISRYREFVADRDGALMTGKPSKLANALLKISGDMRKIPTRDLRQVEGLNAFFIIPALSGQGIANLFATHPPVDQRIRKLMEMEARMS; encoded by the coding sequence ATGTATTCGCCAAAAAAAGAGCAGCCATGGAAGAAGAGAGACACAGGCCTCACTGCGAGGATTATAGTTTGCTATGCAGTTCTAACTATCCTTTACCTTGTATTCTTGGGCATTCTGACTGCTCTCGGCGTAGGCGCAACGGCCATAGCCGTCATTGCAGGGATTATGGTCCTCGCCCAGTGGTATTTTTCAGAAAAAATAGTTCTCTGGAGCTCCGGCGCCAAGATCGTTAGCCGAGAACAGTTCCCAGAACTTCATGACCTCGTTGAGCGCATAGTCGCCCGCACCGGCCTTCCAAAGCCCAAGATCGGCGTAATAAATACAGATATGCCAAACGCGTTTGCCACCGGCAAGTCACAGAAAAGCTCCATAGTATGCGTGACGACCGGCCTTCTGAACCTGCTAGAGCCGGAAGAGCTTGAAGGTGTGCTGGCACATGAACTTTCCCACATAAAGAACCGGGATGTCCTTGTCCTTACCCTGGCAAGCCTCTTTTCTACTGTCGCATGGTACCTCATGCAGTTTAGCTTTTACGGCGGTGCCTATGGAGGGGGGTACTACGGGGGAAGGCGAGACAGGGACAACGGCATGATGATGATTATCGTCCTTGTGGTGGCGGTCATAACCTGGGTTGTCAGCTTTTTGATTATACGTGCAATATCGAGATACCGGGAGTTTGTCGCAGACAGGGACGGGGCGCTTATGACCGGCAAGCCCTCCAAGCTCGCGAACGCTCTTCTCAAGATAAGCGGCGACATGCGTAAAATACCGACTCGGGATCTCCGTCAAGTCGAGGGGCTTAACGCGTTTTTCATAATTCCCGCCCTTTCTGGCCAAGGCATCGCAAACCTTTTTGCGACACATCCTCCAGTCGATCAGCGAATTAGGAAGCTGATGGAAATGGAGGCGCGAATGAGCTGA
- a CDS encoding heme transporter CcmC, with translation MISYSRILLFVLPVVAAMLFVSVGPAFAQQSGGNTFYPRIEIWALFYRLMVVAFVIGAVIMGTMFYIVWRFRESHPRNKTVSSKMQGGGH, from the coding sequence ATGATCTCGTATTCTAGGATCTTGTTGTTTGTCCTGCCTGTCGTTGCTGCAATGCTTTTTGTTTCGGTCGGTCCCGCGTTTGCGCAGCAATCTGGTGGAAATACCTTCTATCCCAGAATTGAAATTTGGGCGCTATTTTACAGGCTGATGGTTGTCGCATTCGTAATCGGAGCGGTAATCATGGGTACAATGTTCTACATCGTATGGCGATTCAGGGAATCTCATCCGCGAAACAAGACTGTGTCGTCAAAAATGCAGGGAGGCGGGCACTAG
- the glyS gene encoding glycine--tRNA ligase produces MVASYEDVMKLALERGFYFQSCEIYADAPAGFWEYGPTGVNLKNKFIELWRRELVRRDGMMEIDGCQVMSKSVFVASGHIGNFTDPIVKCSKCGSTFRADKFISEKTGENVPERLGDEEVNAIIRKHNLKCPNCKGEFGGVSRFNMMFRLGIGPAGEEAYLRPETCQSIFVDFSRVFKTMRGRLPLGIAQIGKSFRNEIAPRQSLLRLREFYQAEIEVFCNPAHVDRMPRFEEVKDTVLRLSDSEGKPIGQMTADEAVRKGLIPNVLVAYYLSLLTLFYEKTGIDVSRSRFRRLSDEEKAFYASVAFDFEVETSIGWLELVACNYRSDYDLKGHGATSKQNLEVVDPSDQTKVLPHVFELSMGIDRSLYTILEHCYYEDQEHDDRIVLRLKPYLAPVLVGILPLMTKEGLGEKARRIHGELKLDFDTFYDESGSIGRRYRRLEEVGAPFAVTVDQQTMSDDTVTVRHRDSMTQDRLRIAELGEFMRRAASIPARR; encoded by the coding sequence ATGGTTGCCAGCTATGAAGATGTCATGAAACTTGCTCTCGAACGCGGGTTTTACTTCCAAAGTTGCGAGATTTATGCGGATGCACCAGCGGGCTTTTGGGAGTACGGGCCGACAGGGGTAAACCTGAAGAACAAGTTCATTGAACTGTGGCGCCGCGAGCTGGTAAGGCGGGATGGCATGATGGAGATTGACGGATGCCAGGTGATGAGTAAGAGCGTTTTTGTGGCATCCGGACACATCGGCAACTTTACCGACCCGATCGTCAAGTGCTCCAAGTGCGGCTCCACTTTTCGGGCGGACAAATTCATTTCGGAAAAAACTGGCGAGAACGTGCCGGAGAGGCTGGGTGACGAGGAAGTAAACGCAATTATCCGCAAACACAACCTGAAATGCCCCAACTGCAAGGGGGAATTTGGGGGAGTAAGCAGGTTTAACATGATGTTCAGGCTCGGCATAGGTCCAGCTGGCGAAGAGGCATATCTTCGACCCGAAACTTGCCAGAGCATTTTTGTAGACTTTTCAAGGGTTTTCAAGACCATGAGAGGCAGGCTGCCTCTGGGGATAGCCCAGATAGGCAAGTCGTTTCGCAACGAGATAGCGCCAAGGCAGAGCCTTTTGCGGTTGAGGGAATTTTATCAGGCCGAGATTGAGGTATTCTGCAACCCAGCGCATGTCGACAGGATGCCGCGCTTTGAAGAGGTGAAGGACACGGTGCTTCGACTCTCGGATTCTGAAGGTAAACCAATTGGCCAGATGACTGCCGACGAGGCGGTGAGGAAAGGTCTCATTCCAAACGTCCTTGTCGCGTACTATCTGTCGCTTCTTACCCTTTTCTACGAGAAGACAGGCATTGACGTTTCACGGAGCAGGTTCCGCAGGCTTTCCGACGAAGAAAAGGCGTTCTACGCAAGCGTGGCCTTTGACTTTGAGGTCGAGACGAGCATAGGATGGCTGGAGCTTGTAGCGTGCAACTACCGCTCGGATTACGACCTGAAGGGCCACGGCGCGACGAGCAAGCAAAACCTTGAAGTCGTCGACCCTTCCGACCAGACAAAGGTTCTGCCGCATGTCTTCGAGTTATCCATGGGCATAGACCGCAGCCTCTATACGATCCTAGAACACTGCTACTACGAAGACCAGGAGCACGACGATAGAATCGTTCTTAGGCTCAAGCCTTACCTTGCTCCGGTGCTCGTGGGGATTCTTCCCCTGATGACAAAGGAGGGTCTAGGAGAGAAGGCCCGAAGGATTCACGGAGAACTCAAACTTGACTTTGACACCTTTTACGATGAGTCTGGCTCCATAGGACGGAGATATCGCCGCCTCGAGGAGGTCGGCGCTCCCTTTGCCGTAACCGTCGACCAGCAAACAATGAGCGACGACACTGTGACCGTGCGCCACCGTGACTCGATGACCCAGGACAGGTTGCGAATTGCGGAACTGGGGGAGTTTATGCGTCGCGCCGCCAGCATTCCCGCTCGCCGATGA
- a CDS encoding histidine phosphatase family protein, translated as MPLVIMMRHGQADNNVNRILVGRHIESHLTEQGRVQVADAAKQLKSISIDKVFVSPVTRAIETAEIICKSIGTTYEVDERLYEIELGKLVGMNYEEVIAKYGNLFLKFYSEDDPVLQGFGVETFASVKARVKKFLEDVIRRHPDKNVLTVTHLDPIKAVLSTVLDLKPEALYRWHIRNASMTVVKHEEGMMSLSGVNIMAMHRYPNE; from the coding sequence TTGCCGCTTGTCATCATGATGCGCCACGGCCAGGCAGACAACAATGTCAACAGAATATTGGTCGGAAGGCACATAGAATCGCACCTTACTGAGCAGGGCAGGGTGCAGGTTGCCGATGCGGCCAAGCAGCTCAAGTCAATTTCGATAGACAAGGTCTTTGTCTCGCCCGTAACCCGCGCCATTGAAACTGCAGAAATAATCTGCAAGTCAATTGGAACCACCTACGAAGTCGACGAACGACTTTACGAGATAGAGCTCGGCAAGCTGGTTGGAATGAACTATGAAGAAGTCATTGCGAAATACGGCAACCTGTTCCTAAAGTTCTACTCTGAAGACGATCCGGTTCTGCAGGGTTTTGGAGTCGAAACCTTTGCATCAGTCAAGGCCCGGGTGAAAAAATTTCTGGAAGACGTAATTCGTCGGCATCCCGACAAAAACGTGCTAACCGTCACTCATCTGGATCCCATAAAGGCAGTCTTGTCTACTGTCCTGGACCTGAAACCTGAGGCACTCTACCGCTGGCACATCCGTAACGCCTCGATGACTGTTGTAAAACACGAGGAAGGGATGATGTCTCTGTCCGGCGTGAACATCATGGCCATGCACAGATACCCTAACGAATAG
- a CDS encoding cupredoxin domain-containing protein encodes MSHDEEGPGHREPIILTSPKRFGKGLAIIGITIAIGAAILIPNFNEMIKNPPPVTRLGLPTTVEPKFTDTGSHGAGSNSSGGGNAIPAGATTISILKGASVQGSKAYDPDPGSVPANGQLVFSNKDTAVHTATSGKGSDDPNSGKIFDTGFVNPGKNSKAMTLTGAKQGDTIPYYCQVHPFMKGTINVAAPSAGGASGSTSSTPAAEKISILKGASVQGSPAYDPDSATAKKGDIVEVDNTDNAMHTLTSGTGSDDPNSGKAFDTSYIQPGKSATITLDKVDSGTTYPFYCQVHPFMKGSLKVS; translated from the coding sequence ATGAGCCACGACGAAGAGGGGCCAGGACATAGGGAACCAATCATCCTGACCTCGCCAAAGCGTTTTGGCAAGGGCTTAGCGATCATTGGCATTACTATCGCCATCGGGGCAGCAATCCTCATCCCCAACTTTAATGAAATGATCAAGAACCCGCCTCCTGTAACAAGACTTGGCCTGCCAACAACCGTAGAGCCGAAATTCACTGATACTGGTAGCCATGGAGCCGGCTCTAACTCATCGGGCGGCGGCAATGCAATTCCTGCAGGCGCGACCACAATATCCATACTGAAAGGCGCGTCCGTTCAAGGCAGCAAGGCATACGACCCTGACCCCGGTTCGGTGCCCGCAAACGGCCAACTAGTATTTTCAAACAAGGACACTGCAGTCCACACTGCAACATCCGGTAAAGGCTCTGACGATCCAAACTCTGGCAAGATCTTTGATACCGGCTTTGTAAATCCTGGCAAGAACTCAAAGGCTATGACGCTGACTGGAGCGAAGCAGGGCGATACCATCCCGTATTACTGCCAAGTACACCCCTTCATGAAAGGGACAATTAACGTGGCGGCTCCCTCGGCAGGCGGCGCCTCTGGCAGCACTAGTTCCACTCCGGCTGCGGAAAAGATTTCCATTCTGAAGGGCGCTTCAGTCCAAGGCAGCCCCGCATATGACCCCGACTCTGCGACTGCCAAGAAGGGCGACATAGTAGAAGTTGATAACACTGACAACGCGATGCACACGCTGACTTCGGGTACCGGCTCAGACGATCCCAATTCAGGCAAGGCATTTGACACAAGCTACATTCAACCTGGAAAATCCGCCACCATCACACTCGATAAAGTCGATTCGGGAACCACCTATCCGTTCTACTGCCAAGTCCATCCGTTCATGAAAGGGTCTCTAAAGGTTAGCTAG
- a CDS encoding iron-containing alcohol dehydrogenase: MASKVLMPKKIMFGENAAKEFPYPKNSLVITTTTPDIYNKWLDYMGIKNYEVYDKVTPDPAIETIEAIKKQYDGKEVSAYIGLGGGSSMDVCKYLGKMTGIPKILIPTTFGTGAEMTTYAVISFDHKKKLLQDEAFLADAAIVDPYFLPGTPFNIMRNSACDAAAQASEAFDSKLANPFTRFFCKEAFDILEDAIINDKQSLLPYGAMLSGIGFGNASTTLGHALSYVFSNEGVPHGYALSSCTTVAHRFNKSQYYDRFKRICQKLKFEPLKLKQPLDAAADVIMPDRGHLDNNPVSVSKQDIVRCLDEIVNSNPLG; encoded by the coding sequence ATGGCCTCAAAAGTGCTGATGCCCAAGAAAATAATGTTTGGCGAAAATGCTGCCAAGGAATTTCCCTATCCCAAGAATTCGCTCGTAATTACAACTACGACTCCTGACATTTACAACAAGTGGCTCGACTACATGGGTATAAAGAACTATGAAGTATACGACAAGGTAACCCCCGACCCCGCAATTGAAACCATTGAAGCCATCAAGAAACAGTACGATGGAAAAGAGGTCTCGGCTTACATAGGCCTTGGAGGAGGGAGCTCGATGGACGTATGCAAGTACCTGGGAAAGATGACCGGCATTCCCAAGATACTCATTCCGACTACCTTCGGAACCGGGGCCGAAATGACGACGTATGCAGTAATCAGTTTCGATCACAAGAAGAAGCTGCTGCAGGACGAGGCGTTCCTTGCAGACGCCGCCATAGTGGACCCTTACTTTCTTCCCGGCACGCCTTTTAACATAATGCGCAACTCCGCGTGCGACGCAGCAGCTCAGGCATCGGAGGCGTTTGACAGCAAGCTTGCAAACCCGTTCACCCGCTTCTTCTGCAAGGAGGCGTTTGATATCCTCGAGGATGCGATTATAAACGACAAGCAGAGCCTTCTGCCATACGGCGCAATGCTTTCGGGCATTGGATTTGGAAATGCCTCGACCACTCTTGGACACGCTCTGTCGTACGTATTCTCAAACGAGGGAGTTCCTCACGGCTATGCCCTCTCATCCTGCACGACCGTCGCCCACAGGTTCAACAAATCTCAGTACTACGATCGGTTCAAGAGGATATGCCAGAAGTTAAAGTTCGAGCCCCTAAAACTCAAACAGCCGCTTGATGCCGCTGCTGACGTGATAATGCCTGACAGGGGTCATCTGGACAACAATCCTGTTTCGGTCTCAAAGCAGGACATCGTCAGGTGCCTTGACGAAATCGTAAACTCTAACCCGCTGGGCTAG
- a CDS encoding COX15/CtaA family protein: MGLLQTLSFSSLSVLFVLIFIGGYVSSSGVGLSCPNWPLCPQGFVPGPDFIIEYFHRTVAATSGVLVIITMVFTLRSRIAPRAMKMTSAIAGGAVIGQISLGGVVIVERLHSLLVTGHLGLGLVLFSMMLMTFLYARRLELEKKAIPTKAR; the protein is encoded by the coding sequence ATGGGCCTGCTACAAACCCTCTCTTTTTCTTCATTATCCGTCCTTTTTGTACTGATTTTCATCGGAGGCTACGTGAGTTCTTCGGGCGTGGGACTGTCCTGCCCCAATTGGCCGCTGTGTCCGCAGGGCTTCGTTCCCGGGCCTGATTTTATTATCGAGTACTTTCACAGGACCGTCGCTGCAACCTCCGGTGTCCTTGTTATCATCACCATGGTCTTTACGTTGAGGTCCCGGATTGCACCTAGGGCAATGAAGATGACCTCTGCGATCGCCGGCGGCGCCGTGATTGGACAAATATCGCTAGGAGGCGTTGTTATAGTCGAGCGGCTCCATTCACTGCTTGTTACGGGCCATTTGGGACTCGGTCTTGTCCTGTTTTCCATGATGCTTATGACCTTCCTCTACGCGCGCAGGCTCGAATTGGAAAAAAAGGCGATACCTACAAAGGCGCGTTAG
- a CDS encoding aminotransferase class I/II-fold pyridoxal phosphate-dependent enzyme translates to MKVSDRTHGVEYAIRDIATYARRYKASGKDIIYLNIGDPVKFDFKTPDHIKQALIDAVSGDLNYYAESEGLQELRQAIVEKESEKGLDVSEDDVLVTNGVSEALDMTMASIVDPNSEVLMPGPYYPPYSSYAKFYGGRPVEFRLHSDGRPDLEDLRSKITPRSRALVIINPNNPTGEVFDRKSLQQLVDIATEHDLYVICDEIYDKIVFDSQFSGIGKVSKDAPIVLLNGFSKSYLMTGWRCGYLCMNSQSRKLDGLREDVPKLARVRIASNLPVQVAAVQALKGPQDHIPRMVSKLRSRRDFVVKRLAEMGMSCKVPSGAFYLFPKLNLGSRWKSDQEFVIDLLNSTGVLTVHGSGFGAAYGSGHFRIVYLPQEELLEKAMDKLEDFVSDRGGK, encoded by the coding sequence TTGAAGGTATCTGACCGTACGCACGGCGTTGAATATGCTATCCGAGACATTGCCACATACGCGCGGCGTTACAAGGCCAGCGGTAAGGACATCATTTATCTAAATATCGGAGACCCGGTGAAGTTTGATTTCAAGACGCCCGACCACATCAAGCAGGCCCTCATAGACGCAGTAAGTGGTGACCTGAACTACTACGCCGAGTCGGAGGGTCTTCAGGAGCTGCGTCAGGCGATTGTTGAAAAAGAGTCAGAGAAGGGGCTTGATGTCTCGGAAGACGACGTGTTGGTCACAAACGGCGTTTCGGAGGCCCTGGACATGACGATGGCGTCGATAGTCGATCCGAACAGCGAGGTCCTGATGCCCGGGCCGTATTACCCTCCATATTCCTCTTATGCGAAATTTTACGGAGGCCGACCGGTGGAGTTCAGGCTGCACAGTGATGGCCGGCCCGACCTCGAGGACCTGCGTTCCAAAATCACTCCGAGGTCAAGGGCCCTCGTTATCATAAATCCAAACAATCCCACTGGCGAGGTCTTTGACCGCAAGAGCCTTCAGCAGCTCGTCGATATTGCCACCGAGCATGACCTCTATGTAATTTGTGACGAAATCTATGACAAGATCGTATTTGATTCCCAGTTTTCAGGCATCGGGAAGGTCTCAAAGGACGCCCCCATTGTTCTTTTAAACGGCTTTTCGAAATCTTATCTCATGACTGGCTGGCGCTGCGGCTACCTTTGCATGAACAGCCAGTCGAGGAAGCTCGACGGGCTGAGGGAGGACGTGCCAAAACTCGCAAGGGTCAGAATCGCGTCAAACCTTCCAGTTCAAGTGGCAGCCGTCCAAGCCCTCAAGGGTCCCCAGGACCACATTCCAAGGATGGTCAGCAAACTTCGCTCGCGACGGGACTTTGTGGTAAAGCGACTCGCCGAAATGGGGATGAGCTGCAAAGTCCCAAGCGGGGCTTTCTACCTTTTTCCAAAACTGAACCTGGGAAGCCGGTGGAAAAGCGATCAAGAGTTTGTAATCGACCTGCTTAACAGCACCGGCGTCCTAACCGTGCATGGGTCTGGCTTTGGCGCGGCCTACGGCAGCGGTCATTTCAGGATCGTTTACCTTCCTCAGGAGGAGTTGCTGGAAAAGGCGATGGACAAACTCGAGGACTTTGTATCGGACAGGGGCGGTAAATGA
- a CDS encoding PqqD family peptide modification chaperone: MSRQEAVSVDQVYTALRKCMDPEIPVNVVDLGLIYGVNVAHGKDVDIKMTMTTRGCPLHDTLVSDVKRYVGKINGIGNINVEIVWDPPWSIEKMDPSARERMGFGKPKLRFQIDYEKSKPLKTGRLTKQEDGSLILLNEKEQGFMVNDAIVEFWNTCDGSRTLNQLTDQFSAKLGLPRQQVEQEAVQLVTQLLEAELLKV, from the coding sequence ATGTCTAGGCAGGAGGCTGTCAGCGTGGATCAGGTGTACACGGCACTCAGAAAGTGCATGGACCCCGAGATCCCCGTAAATGTTGTTGATCTTGGTCTGATTTATGGCGTGAATGTTGCACATGGGAAGGACGTTGACATCAAGATGACAATGACTACTCGCGGTTGCCCTCTCCATGATACTCTTGTAAGCGATGTCAAAAGGTACGTTGGGAAAATTAACGGCATCGGCAATATCAACGTGGAAATCGTATGGGATCCGCCATGGAGCATTGAAAAGATGGATCCTAGTGCGCGGGAGCGGATGGGTTTTGGAAAACCCAAGCTGCGCTTCCAGATCGATTATGAAAAATCAAAGCCTCTCAAGACTGGCAGGCTGACAAAGCAGGAAGACGGATCGCTTATCTTGCTTAACGAAAAGGAGCAGGGATTTATGGTCAACGACGCGATCGTGGAGTTCTGGAACACCTGCGACGGCTCCAGGACACTGAATCAGCTAACAGACCAGTTCTCTGCAAAACTCGGGCTTCCAAGGCAGCAGGTGGAGCAGGAAGCCGTGCAGCTCGTTACTCAGCTCCTAGAAGCAGAACTACTCAAAGTCTGA
- a CDS encoding cbb3-type cytochrome c oxidase subunit I, with product MVLEVKKPRPVWEILFSTHHTDIGLLYVYLALTAFIMGGALALVIRTELFLPGHQMGLVPDSTTFHRIFTVHGTNMLFLWLLPFASGIGNYLIPIMVRYKDMAWPKLNAVAFWMIPVGMALIWLGWSDTSWYGYPPYSTIRAPGPAAEMWIFGLKILGISSILGAINFVVTILRMKHPDLPLMKIPLFVWATLITSLMILVAMPTFAAALIMLYTDRLGVSGFFNPAMGGDPIAYQHLFWFTFHPEVYIFLIPAVGMVYEIVPKFSRKPIFSYQSGVTAFVLLAIVGFSSWAHHMYSTGMTFTEKTVFMVGTLAAVPASAMHVFNWMATMWGGRIRFRAPMAFAVGGIVLFFFAGAGGIVNTAMPLDFLTHDSYWVVGHFHLFVMGQITFSFVGFLLYFLPFITGRMYNERLAMVTFWFMFIGTSLIFLTQHVTGLYGQPRRTFDYVPVQPLIILNQISTVGAWITGTSAALLLANLFHSVARGKPANMDDPFGIGEKYYDYARREPHH from the coding sequence TTGGTATTAGAAGTCAAGAAGCCGCGACCTGTCTGGGAAATACTTTTTTCAACCCATCATACAGATATAGGTCTACTTTACGTATACCTTGCTTTGACCGCATTTATTATGGGCGGAGCCCTCGCTTTGGTCATACGAACAGAGTTATTTTTGCCCGGCCACCAGATGGGGCTGGTTCCTGATTCGACCACATTCCATAGAATATTCACAGTGCATGGTACCAACATGCTGTTCCTGTGGCTGCTTCCCTTTGCCTCTGGTATCGGTAACTACCTCATCCCCATCATGGTCCGATACAAAGACATGGCTTGGCCAAAGCTCAACGCTGTTGCGTTCTGGATGATTCCAGTCGGAATGGCTCTAATTTGGCTCGGCTGGTCCGACACCTCATGGTATGGTTACCCACCTTACTCCACTATCCGCGCGCCAGGTCCTGCCGCTGAAATGTGGATATTCGGCCTTAAGATTCTGGGAATCTCTTCAATTCTTGGCGCAATCAACTTTGTCGTAACTATTCTCCGTATGAAGCACCCGGATCTGCCTCTGATGAAAATTCCTTTGTTTGTCTGGGCTACTCTCATCACATCACTCATGATTCTGGTTGCTATGCCTACCTTCGCTGCAGCTCTTATCATGCTGTATACGGACAGGCTTGGGGTATCCGGCTTCTTCAATCCCGCGATGGGAGGAGATCCCATAGCTTATCAGCACCTGTTCTGGTTCACGTTCCACCCTGAGGTGTACATCTTCTTGATACCTGCGGTAGGTATGGTTTACGAGATAGTGCCAAAGTTCTCTCGCAAGCCGATATTCAGTTATCAGTCAGGAGTAACCGCCTTTGTACTATTAGCAATCGTGGGCTTTTCGTCATGGGCACATCACATGTACTCCACAGGCATGACTTTCACGGAAAAGACAGTGTTTATGGTGGGGACTCTTGCCGCAGTGCCTGCGTCTGCGATGCACGTCTTTAACTGGATGGCGACCATGTGGGGAGGAAGAATCAGGTTCCGTGCCCCAATGGCTTTCGCGGTAGGGGGGATAGTGTTGTTCTTCTTCGCGGGAGCCGGAGGTATAGTGAATACTGCAATGCCCCTCGACTTCCTGACGCATGACAGCTATTGGGTAGTCGGGCACTTCCATCTGTTCGTGATGGGGCAGATTACCTTCAGTTTCGTCGGCTTCCTGCTATACTTCTTGCCGTTTATCACGGGCAGGATGTACAACGAGAGGCTCGCAATGGTCACCTTCTGGTTCATGTTCATAGGCACATCGCTGATATTCCTCACTCAGCACGTCACAGGACTATACGGGCAGCCCAGACGAACATTCGACTACGTGCCAGTCCAGCCGCTAATCATCCTGAACCAGATTTCGACCGTCGGCGCATGGATTACCGGCACAAGCGCTGCGTTGCTCCTTGCAAACCTCTTCCACTCGGTAGCTCGTGGCAAGCCTGCGAACATGGACGACCCATTTGGCATCGGAGAGAAATACTACGACTATGCGCGCCGCGAGCCGCACCACTAG